One window from the genome of Rhinolophus ferrumequinum isolate MPI-CBG mRhiFer1 chromosome 10, mRhiFer1_v1.p, whole genome shotgun sequence encodes:
- the LOC117028821 gene encoding LOW QUALITY PROTEIN: olfactory receptor 6C3-like (The sequence of the model RefSeq protein was modified relative to this genomic sequence to represent the inferred CDS: inserted 3 bases in 2 codons) yields MNRNHTVITEFVLLGLSDDPDLQIVIFLFLFVTYILSVTGNLTIITLTLVDSHLQTPMYFFLRNFSFLEISFTTVRIPRFQGAIITRDKIISYNNCAAQLFFSIFMGVTEFYLLTAVSYDHYVAICKPLHYTTIMNRKXCTLLVLCAWLGGFLTTFPPLMLLLHLDYCASNVIDHFACDYFPLLQLSCSDTCLPEVIGFHFALLTLLLTLALLISSYMYIXQAVFRIPSTRDKKAFSTCSSHMIVISISYGSCIFMYANPSAKEKASLIKGVAILTTSVAPMLNPFIYTLRNQQVKQAFKDVIHKVFIFYK; encoded by the exons atgaacagGAACCACACAGTGATCACAGAGTTTGTCCTCCTAGGTCTTTCTGATGATCCTGACCTTCAGATtgtgattttcctctttttatttgtcACATATATATTAAGTGTCACTGGAAACCTGACTATCATCACCCTAACTTTGGTGGACTCCCATCTACAGACGCCTATGTATTTCTTCCTCCGAAACTTCTCTTTCTTAGAAATCTCATTTACAACTGTACGTATCCCTAGGTTTCAGGGGGCAATTATCACCAGGGATAAGATTATTTCCTATAATAACTGTGCAGCCCaactatttttctctattttcatggGGGTGACTGAATTTTACCTTCTCACTGCCGTGTCCTACGACCACTATGTTGCCATCTGCAAGCCCCTTCATTATACAACCATCATGAACAGGAA CTGCACCCTCCTCGTGCTGTGTGCCTGGCTGGGAGGGTTTCTGACCACTTTCCCACCCCTTATGCTTCTCCTGCATCTGGATTACTGTGCTTCCAATGTTATTGACCACTTTGCATGTGACTATTTTCCCCTTTTACAACTGTCTTGCTCAGATACATGTCTCCCAGAAGTAATCGGTTTTCACTTTGCTTTGCTAACTTTGCTACTCACTTTGGCATTACTGATTTCATCTTATATGTACA ACCAGGCCGTTTTCAGAATCCCATCTACCAGAGACAAAAAGGCTTTCTCCACTTGTTCCTCTCACATGattgtcatttccatttcttatgGAAGCTGTATATTCATGTATGCTAATCCCTCTGCGAAAGAAAAGGCATCATTGATCAAAGGAGTAGCTATTCTCACTACCTCTGTAGCTCCCATGCTGAACCCCTTCATTTACACCCTGAGAAACCAGCAAGTAAAACAAGCCTTCAAAGACGTAATccataaagtatttattttttacaaataa